The Allofrancisella frigidaquae genome has a segment encoding these proteins:
- the deoC gene encoding deoxyribose-phosphate aldolase → MISKQEIVPLIDLTQLGDNDTDQQIVDLCLKARNSLGTVAAICVYKKFIPLVKKYLGKDFRVATVVNFPQGTFSIEEVLAETAEALELGADEIDVVIDYKEYLEKGFSGKSCEIVSKLKDLCGDKILKVIIESGELKSDKLIHKATQDAINNGADFIKTSTGKALEGATPQAAKVMLQTIKETKKTIGFKASGGIRDYEQAVEYIKLAQALFSDDYIDPKTFRFGVSSLLDNLLTDGGCVKNGY, encoded by the coding sequence ATGATTAGTAAACAAGAAATAGTACCTTTAATAGATTTAACGCAGTTAGGTGATAATGATACAGATCAACAAATTGTTGATTTATGTTTAAAAGCAAGAAATTCACTTGGTACAGTTGCTGCAATTTGTGTTTATAAAAAGTTTATTCCATTGGTTAAAAAGTATTTAGGAAAAGATTTTAGAGTTGCTACAGTTGTTAATTTCCCACAAGGCACCTTTTCTATAGAAGAAGTTTTAGCTGAAACTGCAGAAGCTTTAGAGCTAGGCGCTGATGAGATTGATGTAGTTATAGATTATAAAGAGTATTTGGAAAAAGGTTTTTCTGGTAAATCATGTGAGATAGTTTCAAAGCTCAAAGATCTCTGTGGTGATAAAATTTTAAAAGTTATAATTGAGTCAGGAGAGCTTAAGTCAGATAAGCTGATACATAAAGCAACCCAAGACGCTATAAATAATGGTGCTGATTTTATTAAGACTTCTACTGGAAAAGCACTGGAAGGCGCAACACCACAGGCAGCGAAAGTTATGCTTCAAACAATAAAAGAAACTAAAAAAACAATAGGATTTAAAGCATCTGGTGGTATAAGAGACTATGAGCAAGCAGTAGAATATATAAAGTTAGCACAAGCGCTCTTTTCAGATGATTATATCGACCCAAAAACTTTTAGATTTGGAGTCAGTAGTTTATTGGATAATTTATTAACAGATGGTGGATGTGTAAAGAATGGTTACTAA
- a CDS encoding phosphopentomutase, with the protein MLRNKKVVILLFDSFGIGEAPDAAEFGDQGTDTLGHIVDYFKNNGMSISLPNLAKKGLKKVAEHSRGQALSLNIATQGDEIENSKYGYCAEISRGKDTPSGHWELAGVPVTFDWYYFTPKSEQSCFDQEFIDKWVEKAKLNDGFIDAGHASGTEILKQYGCESCVTKKPIVYTSADSVFQIAAHEDYFGLERLLEICKIARETLNEMNIKVGRVIARPFIGESADEYARTGNRRDFSILPPAPTLLEKLTKAGGKVISIGKIADIYANQGISKKVKATGLEELFDQTIKEYAQAEPNSLVFTNFVDLDSSFGHRRDPKGYGRALEYLDSMIPELDKILDTDTMVILTADHGCDPTAAGTDHTREYVPFLVWGKNIESEFIGARETFADIGQSIADFMGVEKLEYGRSIFEKK; encoded by the coding sequence ATGTTGAGAAATAAAAAGGTTGTAATCTTGCTTTTTGATTCTTTTGGGATTGGTGAAGCTCCAGATGCTGCAGAGTTTGGTGACCAAGGGACTGATACTTTAGGGCATATAGTTGATTACTTTAAAAACAATGGTATGAGTATTAGTCTGCCAAACTTAGCTAAAAAAGGCTTAAAAAAAGTTGCAGAACATAGTCGTGGCCAAGCTTTATCTTTGAATATAGCAACTCAAGGTGATGAAATTGAAAACTCTAAGTATGGGTATTGTGCCGAAATTAGTAGAGGAAAAGATACTCCAAGTGGCCACTGGGAGTTAGCAGGTGTACCTGTTACATTTGATTGGTATTATTTTACACCTAAAAGTGAACAAAGTTGTTTTGACCAAGAATTTATAGATAAATGGGTTGAAAAAGCAAAGTTAAATGATGGTTTTATAGATGCGGGACATGCTTCAGGAACTGAAATTTTAAAACAATATGGTTGCGAAAGCTGTGTTACAAAAAAACCTATAGTTTATACGTCCGCAGATAGTGTATTTCAGATAGCTGCCCATGAAGATTATTTTGGATTAGAACGGTTGTTAGAGATATGTAAGATAGCTCGAGAAACGCTTAATGAAATGAATATTAAAGTAGGGCGTGTAATAGCTAGACCATTTATAGGCGAATCAGCAGATGAATATGCGCGCACTGGTAATAGAAGAGATTTTTCTATATTACCACCAGCACCAACTTTATTAGAGAAATTGACTAAAGCTGGTGGTAAAGTTATTTCGATAGGCAAAATAGCCGATATTTACGCTAACCAAGGGATATCTAAAAAAGTTAAAGCAACAGGTTTAGAAGAGTTGTTTGATCAAACTATAAAAGAATATGCACAAGCTGAGCCAAATAGTTTAGTATTTACTAATTTTGTCGATTTAGACTCAAGTTTTGGCCATCGTAGAGATCCAAAAGGTTATGGTAGAGCGTTAGAATATTTAGATTCTATGATTCCTGAATTAGATAAAATTTTAGACACAGACACTATGGTTATCCTTACTGCCGATCATGGTTGTGATCCAACTGCAGCAGGGACGGATCATACTAGAGAATATGTGCCTTTTCTAGTGTGGGGAAAAAATATAGAGTCAGAGTTTATAGGAGCTAGAGAAACTTTTGCAGACATTGGGCAAAGTATAGCTGATTTTATGGGAGTAGAGAAATTAGAGTATGGTAGATCAATTTTTGAGAAAAAGTAA
- a CDS encoding type III pantothenate kinase, which yields MLLVMDVGNSHIHTGVFDSDKLINQTRYATASADSTSDQLGVFLRQVLRENNIDPNYITGCAISSVVPHLNYSLGSAIIKYFKLKPFFVNMNLKLNLDMSAVEAHQVGADRLASCIGAVADYPDKDLIIVDLGTATTLDVVTKDHKYLSGCILPGVKLSLNALCQGAAQLPSVTIIKPNKAIGNDTITNIRSGLYFGHLGALKELKSRIIEEVGTNEVYTIATGGFANLFKDEDIFDEISPDLVLRGIRIAFLENINNKG from the coding sequence ATGTTATTAGTTATGGATGTGGGTAACTCACATATTCACACAGGTGTTTTTGATAGTGATAAATTAATTAATCAGACGCGTTATGCTACAGCTTCGGCTGATTCAACTTCTGATCAGTTGGGTGTATTTTTACGACAAGTTTTACGTGAGAATAATATTGATCCTAATTATATAACAGGGTGTGCAATTTCCTCAGTGGTGCCACATTTAAATTATTCACTTGGGTCAGCAATCATAAAATATTTCAAGCTAAAACCTTTTTTTGTGAATATGAATCTTAAACTAAACCTTGATATGTCTGCTGTAGAGGCACATCAAGTAGGAGCAGACAGGCTAGCAAGTTGTATAGGAGCAGTTGCTGACTACCCAGATAAGGATCTGATTATAGTTGACCTTGGTACTGCAACTACTTTAGATGTTGTAACTAAAGATCATAAATATTTAAGTGGTTGCATATTACCAGGTGTTAAGCTATCTTTGAACGCTTTATGCCAAGGAGCTGCTCAATTACCGTCAGTAACAATTATTAAGCCCAATAAGGCTATAGGTAATGATACAATAACAAACATTCGTTCGGGGTTGTATTTTGGCCATCTTGGGGCATTAAAAGAGCTTAAAAGTAGGATTATCGAGGAAGTAGGTACAAATGAAGTGTATACCATAGCGACAGGTGGTTTTGCTAATTTGTTTAAAGATGAAGACATTTTTGATGAAATCTCACCAGATTTGGTTTTACGAGGCATAAGAATAGCTTTTTTAGAAAATATTAACAATAAAGGTTAG
- the polA gene encoding DNA polymerase I translates to MKKIVLVDGSSYLFRAFHALPKLTNSQGEPTGAILGVINMIKKLPVMYQTEYIAVVFDPKGKSFRHEIYPEYKANRKDMDDELRVQIKPLHEIIKKMGFPLIIKENVEADDVIGTLAKQLEAQGYQVVISTGDKDMAQLVSENIMLYDSMKDATTDIPKVLEKYQVKPSQIIDYLALMGDSSDNIPGVPKVGPKTAVKWLQEYKNIENIIVNKDKIAGKVGENLRNNIDLLRLSYQLATIKCDLDLNISINELKCKEMDKETLHKFFVRYEFKSLLKALDIGVETVERKTVNIDYKTVFTDKELESLVKILETKEGFAFDTETDSLDTYEANLVGLSFCAEEGQAYYIPLQHRYLGVPQQLELKTVLESLKPIFSNIKKFKVAHNFKFDEKVLSKYGVNIQGSIHDTMIMSYVLKSSGKHDMDSVSKEYLDVEPIPYSAIAGTGRNQQTLDQVEIDKVAKYAAEDADITFRLYNFLKVLLEKEETLNKLYFKIEMPLTLILNQMEKLGVKIDADKLIRHSQELENSIKELEKKCFKLCGQEFNLSSPVQLREVLFEKMGLPAVKKTAKGQASTSEEVLTQLAQEYEVADLIMKYRHLCKLKNTYTDKLPAMLDKNSRVHTSYNQTGTVTGRLSSSDPNLQNIPIKSSEGRKIREAFIAEEGNYIVAADYSQIELRIMAHLSKDENLLKAFRQGLDIHRATAAEVLGISIADVTNEQRRRAKAVNFGLIYGMSAFGLAKQLEISRSEAQEYIETYFSRYPGIKEYMNTAKKVAQESGYVETTLGRRLYLPEINARNVMQRNAAERAAINAPMQGTAADIIKKAMIDVSTKLVQDYNQDVKMIMQVHDELVFEVTKDKIDDVCKQIKGIMEQAIMLSVPLEVNVGFGDNWDQAH, encoded by the coding sequence ATGAAAAAAATAGTTTTGGTTGATGGTTCGTCATATTTATTTAGAGCCTTTCACGCGCTACCAAAGCTCACTAATAGTCAAGGTGAGCCTACAGGGGCGATCTTGGGTGTAATCAATATGATTAAAAAACTACCAGTAATGTATCAAACAGAATATATTGCAGTAGTATTTGATCCCAAAGGTAAGAGTTTTCGTCACGAAATTTATCCAGAATATAAGGCAAACCGTAAGGATATGGATGACGAACTAAGGGTTCAAATTAAGCCTTTACATGAAATAATCAAAAAAATGGGTTTTCCTCTTATTATCAAAGAAAATGTCGAAGCAGATGACGTGATAGGTACTTTAGCAAAACAGCTTGAAGCTCAGGGGTATCAGGTGGTTATTTCTACTGGTGATAAAGATATGGCTCAGCTGGTAAGTGAAAATATAATGCTATATGACTCAATGAAAGACGCTACAACAGATATTCCCAAGGTTTTAGAAAAGTATCAAGTTAAACCTAGCCAGATTATAGATTATTTAGCTTTAATGGGAGATTCTTCAGATAATATTCCTGGGGTTCCAAAAGTTGGTCCAAAAACAGCAGTTAAGTGGTTACAAGAGTATAAAAATATTGAAAATATTATAGTAAACAAAGATAAAATAGCAGGCAAAGTTGGTGAGAATTTGCGTAACAATATTGATCTTCTTAGGTTATCTTATCAATTAGCTACTATAAAATGTGACCTTGACCTGAATATTTCTATAAATGAGCTAAAATGTAAAGAAATGGATAAAGAAACTTTACATAAATTTTTTGTAAGATACGAATTTAAATCTCTTTTAAAAGCTCTAGACATTGGTGTAGAAACTGTGGAAAGAAAAACCGTAAATATTGATTATAAGACAGTTTTTACAGATAAAGAGTTAGAAAGTTTGGTGAAAATTTTAGAAACTAAAGAAGGTTTTGCATTTGATACTGAAACAGATTCATTAGATACTTACGAAGCAAATCTGGTAGGGCTTTCTTTTTGTGCTGAAGAAGGCCAAGCATATTATATCCCTTTACAACATAGATACCTTGGAGTGCCGCAACAGCTTGAGTTAAAAACTGTATTGGAGTCCCTAAAACCAATATTCTCTAACATAAAGAAGTTTAAAGTCGCTCATAATTTTAAGTTTGATGAAAAAGTTTTATCAAAATATGGAGTTAATATTCAAGGAAGTATTCATGATACTATGATTATGTCTTATGTACTAAAAAGTAGTGGTAAGCATGATATGGATAGTGTCTCCAAAGAGTATCTTGATGTCGAGCCTATCCCTTATAGTGCAATAGCTGGGACTGGTAGAAACCAGCAAACTTTAGACCAAGTGGAAATCGACAAAGTAGCTAAGTACGCCGCTGAAGATGCAGATATTACTTTCAGATTATATAATTTTCTAAAAGTTTTATTGGAAAAAGAAGAGACACTTAATAAGCTGTATTTTAAAATAGAAATGCCATTGACCCTAATTTTAAATCAAATGGAAAAATTGGGTGTCAAGATAGATGCTGATAAGTTAATTAGACATAGTCAAGAGCTTGAAAATAGTATTAAAGAGCTAGAAAAAAAGTGTTTTAAGTTGTGTGGACAAGAGTTTAATTTATCTTCACCAGTGCAATTAAGAGAAGTACTATTTGAAAAAATGGGGTTGCCAGCAGTTAAAAAAACTGCAAAAGGTCAGGCTTCAACTTCAGAAGAGGTACTTACACAATTAGCTCAAGAATATGAAGTGGCTGATTTAATTATGAAATATCGCCACCTTTGTAAGTTAAAAAACACTTATACTGATAAGTTGCCAGCTATGCTTGATAAGAATTCAAGAGTACATACCTCATATAACCAAACAGGCACTGTAACAGGTAGACTATCTTCATCTGATCCTAATTTACAGAATATTCCGATTAAAAGTTCTGAAGGTAGAAAAATAAGAGAAGCCTTTATAGCAGAAGAGGGTAATTATATAGTTGCAGCAGACTACTCACAGATAGAGCTTAGGATTATGGCTCATTTATCCAAAGATGAAAACCTTCTTAAAGCTTTTAGACAGGGCTTAGATATACACCGTGCAACGGCTGCAGAGGTTTTAGGGATAAGCATAGCTGATGTAACAAATGAGCAAAGAAGAAGAGCAAAAGCTGTAAATTTCGGTTTGATTTATGGGATGAGTGCATTTGGATTGGCAAAACAGCTGGAAATTTCTAGAAGTGAGGCTCAAGAATATATAGAAACATATTTTAGTCGCTACCCGGGGATTAAGGAATATATGAATACAGCAAAAAAAGTTGCTCAAGAAAGTGGCTATGTAGAAACTACATTAGGAAGAAGGTTATATTTACCAGAGATAAACGCGAGAAACGTTATGCAACGTAATGCTGCTGAAAGAGCAGCTATTAACGCTCCAATGCAAGGCACAGCGGCAGACATTATTAAAAAAGCAATGATAGATGTTAGTACTAAGCTTGTTCAAGATTACAATCAAGACGTTAAAATGATAATGCAGGTTCACGATGAGCTTGTATTTGAAGTTACAAAAGATAAGATAGATGATGTTTGCAAGCAGATAAAAGGTATAATGGAGCAAGCAATCATGCTTAGCGTGCCACTTGAGGTAAACGTAGGATTTGGAGATAACTGGGATCAAGCACACTAG
- the lpxK gene encoding tetraacyldisaccharide 4'-kinase yields the protein MLDKIWYQRKTNVVSFLLKPLSIVFSRVANFRKTKQLQFQYRSNIPVVVVGNISVGGTGKTPVVRKLAENYLRQNKKLAIISRGYGAKSAEYPFEVSKGTLPSQCGDEPAMLYDSLGGKVPIVISPKRIDSVKFIEKKYPNTDIIISDDGLQHYKLARDYEIVVVDATRMFGNGLCLPAGPLREPIERLKSVDSIIVIGQCDLKDKEFLVSYNQNVIFTKITATRFVNITSGRCVPIKIFGKKPVVAVAGIGNPNKFFTSLESCGLDIVDKKVFKDHHKFSQEDFSIIGDSQTVVMTYKDAIKCKNFSKENWWYLDIDLELSLTDLSIFN from the coding sequence ATGTTAGATAAAATATGGTATCAGCGAAAGACTAACGTTGTGAGTTTTTTGCTAAAACCATTATCAATTGTTTTTTCAAGAGTTGCTAATTTTCGTAAAACCAAGCAACTCCAGTTTCAGTATAGGTCTAATATACCTGTTGTTGTCGTTGGCAATATTTCTGTAGGCGGTACAGGTAAAACTCCTGTAGTTAGGAAGCTGGCGGAAAATTATCTTAGACAGAATAAAAAACTAGCTATTATAAGTAGAGGCTATGGTGCTAAATCTGCTGAGTATCCTTTTGAAGTAAGCAAAGGTACTCTTCCTAGTCAGTGTGGTGATGAACCTGCTATGCTTTATGATTCTTTAGGTGGTAAAGTGCCTATAGTTATCAGTCCGAAAAGAATAGACTCTGTTAAGTTTATTGAAAAAAAATACCCTAATACAGATATAATAATTAGCGATGATGGCTTACAGCATTATAAATTAGCTAGAGATTATGAGATAGTTGTTGTTGACGCTACACGCATGTTCGGGAATGGTTTGTGTTTACCAGCTGGACCACTAAGAGAGCCTATAGAAAGGTTAAAATCAGTAGATAGTATAATAGTTATTGGTCAATGTGATCTAAAGGATAAAGAGTTCTTAGTATCTTATAATCAAAATGTTATATTTACTAAAATTACAGCTACTAGGTTTGTAAATATTACTTCAGGTAGGTGTGTACCTATAAAAATTTTTGGTAAAAAACCAGTAGTTGCTGTAGCAGGTATTGGTAACCCAAATAAATTTTTTACTAGTTTGGAAAGTTGTGGATTAGATATAGTAGATAAAAAAGTGTTTAAAGACCATCACAAGTTTAGTCAAGAAGATTTTTCTATTATTGGTGACTCACAAACTGTAGTAATGACATATAAAGATGCTATTAAGTGTAAAAATTTTAGTAAAGAAAATTGGTGGTATTTGGATATCGATTTAGAATTATCTCTAACTGACTTAAGTATATTTAACTAA
- a CDS encoding peptide chain release factor 3, which yields MNNILKEIAKRRTFAIISHPDAGKTTITEKMLLFGNAIKTAGTVKAKKSGVHATSDWMEMEKQRGISITTSVMQFPYNDRIVNLLDTPGHEDFSEDTYRTLTAVDSALMVVDAVKGVEDRTIKLMNVCRLRDTPIVTFMNKFDRDTRDSLELLDEVESILKIKCAPMNWPIGMGKYFKGVYDLYNDEVTIFEGGHGHEIYHYKKISGLENAKDAIGSDLYEDLEMEIELVRGASHKFDEQEFLEGKLTPVYFGTALSNFGVKEMMDGFTKYAPAPQSREADQRVVKACEEKLTGFVFKIQANMDDKHRDRIAFFRICSGKYEKGMKIYHERTGKTLQISKALTFLAGEREQVEEGFAGDIIGLHNHGSIQIGDSFTQGEKLKFKGIPNFAPEIFKRVRLNDPLKMKALQKGLVQLSEEGATQVFKPAISNDLILGAVGVLQFDVVAQRLASEYNVKCSYEGVNVTLARWIFSKDEKKLNEFKKKYEVNLAYDGTGYLTYLAPTGVNLQLAQDKNPDIIFSSTREH from the coding sequence ATGAACAATATTCTTAAAGAGATCGCTAAGCGTAGAACTTTTGCAATTATTTCTCACCCTGATGCGGGTAAGACAACCATAACTGAAAAAATGCTATTGTTTGGAAATGCAATAAAGACGGCAGGTACTGTTAAGGCTAAGAAAAGTGGTGTGCATGCAACCTCTGATTGGATGGAAATGGAAAAACAAAGAGGTATCTCAATAACTACTTCAGTTATGCAATTCCCTTATAATGATAGAATTGTTAACTTGCTTGATACTCCGGGCCATGAAGATTTTTCAGAAGATACGTATCGTACTTTAACGGCTGTAGATTCAGCTTTGATGGTTGTTGATGCTGTAAAAGGTGTTGAGGACAGAACTATTAAGTTAATGAATGTATGCCGCTTGAGAGATACACCAATAGTAACATTTATGAATAAGTTTGATAGAGATACGCGAGACTCTTTGGAACTGTTAGATGAAGTTGAGAGTATCCTTAAAATCAAATGTGCTCCTATGAATTGGCCAATAGGTATGGGTAAATATTTCAAAGGTGTTTATGATTTGTACAATGACGAAGTAACCATTTTTGAGGGTGGTCATGGCCATGAGATTTATCACTACAAAAAAATTAGTGGTTTAGAAAATGCTAAAGATGCTATAGGTTCAGACCTTTACGAAGATCTAGAGATGGAAATAGAACTAGTACGTGGTGCAAGTCATAAATTTGATGAGCAGGAGTTTTTAGAAGGCAAACTCACACCAGTTTATTTTGGTACAGCACTTAGTAATTTTGGAGTCAAAGAAATGATGGATGGTTTTACTAAGTATGCTCCAGCGCCGCAATCTAGAGAGGCTGACCAAAGAGTTGTTAAAGCCTGTGAGGAAAAACTAACTGGTTTTGTGTTTAAAATCCAGGCAAACATGGATGATAAACATAGAGACAGAATAGCATTTTTTAGAATTTGCTCAGGTAAGTATGAAAAAGGTATGAAAATATACCATGAAAGAACAGGTAAAACACTCCAAATCTCTAAAGCTTTGACATTTTTAGCAGGAGAAAGAGAGCAAGTTGAAGAAGGGTTCGCTGGGGATATTATTGGTTTGCATAATCATGGAAGCATCCAAATAGGCGATAGTTTTACTCAAGGTGAAAAATTAAAGTTCAAGGGTATACCAAACTTTGCACCAGAAATTTTTAAAAGAGTTAGACTAAATGATCCATTAAAAATGAAAGCTTTACAAAAGGGTTTAGTTCAGCTTTCAGAAGAAGGCGCTACTCAAGTTTTTAAGCCAGCTATTTCAAATGATCTTATTTTAGGAGCTGTAGGTGTATTACAGTTTGATGTGGTAGCACAACGTTTGGCCAGTGAATATAATGTTAAGTGCTCTTATGAAGGGGTTAACGTAACATTAGCTAGATGGATTTTTTCTAAAGATGAAAAAAAACTTAATGAATTTAAGAAAAAATATGAAGTAAACTTAGCTTATGATGGCACCGGTTATTTAACTTACTTGGCACCTACAGGGGTGAATCTACAGCTTGCTCAGGATAAAAACCCAGATATTATATTTAGTTCGACAAGAGAGCATTAA
- a CDS encoding NupC/NupG family nucleoside CNT transporter, with protein sequence MVTKLLFFVLDILAIFLLAYIWSSDRKKIRYNYLLLILIVQTGLAYFFLKSNIGEKVITVIVVGFSYLLNSANVGTRFIFGSLADMDGGHIFFFSVAMPIIVMSAIIGILQYLKILPVLIKFVGFVLSKITGMGKLESFNAVSSLAVGQSENFIAYKKIIGHLPSNVLYTMAATAMSTVSLAIAGAYMGMLSIENGFDPRYVVVAMVMNMFGTFFVLTIINPYEKSEAFDYDNLHISLEENIEKQSFFEMLAEYILDGFKIAVIVSAMLIGFIALLSIIDIICKAVLGITFTGILGYIFYPIAWLLRIPDQELHLAGEIMGTKLVSNEFAAIDLMIKKGVELSTHAKAVLSVFLISFANFSSIGIIIGAIQAVSKKASIKVAKFGLKIVYGASIVSFLSATVVGLFV encoded by the coding sequence ATGGTTACTAAACTTTTATTTTTTGTATTAGATATTTTAGCAATTTTTTTATTAGCTTATATTTGGAGCAGTGATAGAAAAAAAATTAGGTATAACTATTTATTATTAATCCTTATAGTCCAAACCGGCTTAGCTTACTTTTTTTTAAAATCAAACATCGGTGAAAAAGTTATTACTGTAATTGTTGTTGGATTTAGTTATTTGCTAAATAGTGCTAATGTAGGGACAAGATTTATCTTTGGTTCGTTAGCTGATATGGATGGGGGACATATTTTCTTTTTTTCAGTGGCGATGCCGATTATTGTTATGTCTGCTATTATTGGTATTTTACAATATTTAAAAATATTACCGGTTCTAATAAAATTTGTTGGATTTGTACTATCAAAAATAACAGGAATGGGTAAGTTAGAGTCTTTTAATGCTGTTAGTTCACTTGCTGTTGGCCAATCAGAAAATTTTATAGCTTATAAAAAAATAATAGGTCACCTTCCTTCAAATGTATTATATACAATGGCAGCAACGGCTATGTCTACAGTTTCGCTTGCTATAGCAGGTGCGTATATGGGGATGTTGAGTATAGAAAATGGTTTTGATCCTAGATATGTGGTTGTGGCTATGGTTATGAATATGTTTGGTACCTTTTTTGTACTAACAATTATAAACCCATATGAGAAATCAGAAGCTTTTGATTATGATAACTTACATATTAGCCTAGAAGAGAATATTGAGAAGCAAAGTTTTTTTGAAATGTTGGCTGAATACATATTAGACGGATTTAAAATAGCTGTAATTGTTAGTGCTATGCTTATCGGTTTTATAGCATTACTGAGTATTATAGATATTATATGTAAAGCAGTTCTTGGAATTACCTTTACGGGTATCTTAGGCTATATCTTTTATCCTATAGCATGGTTGCTACGTATTCCAGACCAAGAATTACATCTTGCTGGTGAAATCATGGGAACAAAGTTGGTTAGTAATGAGTTTGCAGCTATAGATCTTATGATTAAAAAGGGTGTCGAACTCTCAACTCATGCAAAAGCTGTTTTATCAGTGTTTTTAATATCGTTTGCTAATTTTAGCTCTATAGGTATTATCATAGGGGCTATTCAAGCTGTTAGTAAAAAAGCCTCTATCAAGGTGGCAAAGTTTGGCTTAAAAATTGTATATGGAGCTTCGATAGTAAGTTTTCTATCGGCTACTGTAGTTGGTCTTTTTGTTTAG
- the tmk gene encoding dTMP kinase, translated as MQGKFLVIEGLDGAGKSTAMQFIQNFFAEKKIQAIYTREPGGTKVAEELRNLVLHNKYNEEIHSDAELLMIYAARVQHYRNLILPALERGVNVVSDRFYWSSLAYQGGGRGLDLAKIEALNSNFLGNCELDLVIYLDIEPLVGSQRAKKVNSPDRIEQAGLEFFERTRKVFKKLVNKSNKAVEIDASLPLEEIQKRIHQVLNECF; from the coding sequence ATGCAAGGTAAATTTTTAGTTATAGAAGGTTTGGATGGAGCAGGTAAAAGTACTGCTATGCAATTTATTCAAAATTTTTTTGCTGAGAAAAAAATCCAAGCTATTTATACGCGAGAACCAGGTGGTACAAAGGTAGCTGAAGAGCTAAGAAATCTTGTTCTGCATAATAAGTATAACGAAGAAATTCACTCTGACGCTGAACTGCTGATGATCTACGCAGCTCGAGTGCAGCATTATAGAAATTTAATCCTACCAGCTTTAGAGCGAGGTGTAAATGTTGTCTCAGATAGATTTTACTGGTCTAGTTTAGCTTACCAAGGTGGTGGTAGAGGTTTAGACTTGGCAAAGATAGAAGCTTTAAATAGTAATTTTCTTGGTAATTGCGAGCTTGATTTAGTTATTTACCTAGACATAGAACCTTTAGTTGGGTCGCAAAGAGCAAAAAAAGTTAATTCTCCAGATAGAATAGAACAAGCTGGTTTAGAATTTTTCGAAAGAACAAGAAAGGTGTTTAAGAAACTCGTAAACAAATCAAATAAGGCTGTAGAAATAGATGCTAGTTTACCGTTAGAGGAAATACAAAAAAGGATCCATCAAGTTTTAAATGAATGTTTTTAG